From a single Lolium rigidum isolate FL_2022 chromosome 7, APGP_CSIRO_Lrig_0.1, whole genome shotgun sequence genomic region:
- the LOC124675532 gene encoding proline--tRNA ligase, chloroplastic/mitochondrial-like, with amino-acid sequence MASLLRLPSRLLAPAAARPAALLRHRGRCLHAAPAARFCAAATTTGASAAAPARTETRGGDREGQVTPRSTDFNAWYTDVIAAAELADYGPVRGTMVIRPYGYAIWEAIQDYLNVKFKETGHSNMYFPQFIPYSFIEKEASHVEGFSPELAVVTIGGGKELEEKLVVRPTSETIVNHMFTKWIQSYRDLPLMINQWANVTRWEMRTKPFIRTLEFLWQEGHTAHATLEEAEKEAMQMINVYTKFSYEHAAIPVIPGRKSKRETFAGADRTYTIEAMMGDKKALQAGTSHNLGQNFSRAFETQFMDESGQLEHVWQTSWAISTRFVGGIIMTHGDDAGLMLPPRIAPIQVVIVPIWKKGEEKGVVMEAVASVENTLKEAGIRVKVDASELRTPGWKFNFYEMKGVPMRIELGPRDVKNRSVVISRRDVPGKQGKEFGVSMEPSTLVDHIKGRLEEIQASLLQKAIEFRDSNIVDVSSYGELKEAIAEGKWARGPWSASDADELKVKEETSATIRCFPFEQPEGEKKCFMTGNPADEVAIFAKSY; translated from the exons ATGGCGTCGCTGCTGCGCCTCCCTTCGCGGCTgctcgcgccggcggcggccaggccGGCGGCCCTACTCCGCCACCGTGGCCGCTGCCTCCACGCGGCGCCAGCGGCAAGGTTCTGCGCCGCCGCCACGACCACGGGCGCCTCCGCGGCGGCGCCCGCTCGGACGGAGACCCGCGGGGGCGACAGGGAGGGGCAGGTGACGCCGCGGTCCACGGACTTCAACGCCTGGTACACGGACGTCATCGCcgcggccgagctcgccgactaCGGCCCAGTGCGGGGCACCATGGTCATCCGCCCCTACGGCTACGCCATCTGGGAGGCCATCCAG GATTATTTGAATGTGAAGTTCAAGGAGACAGGGCACAGCAACATGTACTTCCCTCAG TTCATACCGTACTCATTTATAGAGAAGGAGGCCAGTCATGTTGAAGGGTTTAGTCCAGAGCTTGCAGTAGTTACCATCGGAGGAGGAAAGGAACTGGAAGAAAAGCTTGTG GTAAGACCAACAAGTGAAACCATCGTAAATCACATGTTCACTAAATGGATTCAGAGCTATCGTGATCTTCCTCTCATGATTAATCAG TGGGCTAATGTTACAAGATGGGAAATGAGGACTAAGCCATTCATCAGAACTCTTGAATTCTTATGGCAAGAAGGTCATACAGCCCATGCCACCCTTGAAGAGGCTGAGAAGGAG GCCATGCAGATGATCAATGTATACACTAAATTTTCGTATGAGCATGCTGCTATCCCAGTTATTCCGGGCAGGAAATCAAAACGGGAGACATTTGCTGGTGCTGATCGGACCTACACTATAGAAGCTATGATGGGTGACAAGAAGGCCTTACAAGCTGGAACTAGTCACAACCTTGGGCAGAACTTCTCCCGTGCCTTTGAAACACAG TTTATGGACGAAAGTGGTCAACTTGAACACGTTTGGCAGACTTCTTGGGCTATCAGTACTCGGTTCGTTGGTGGGATTATCATGACCCACGGTGATGACGCTGGTCTAATGCTTCCACCAAGGATTGCACCCATTCAG GTGGTAATAGTGCCTATTTGGAAAAAGGGTGAGGAGAAAGGTGTGGTTATGGAAGCTGTAGCTTCAGTTGAAAACACTCTCAAGGAAGCAGGCATTAGAGTCAAAGTGGATGCCTCGGAGCTGCGAACCCCCGGGTGGAAGTTTAACTTCTATGAGATGAAA GGTGTGCCTATGAGAATTGAACTAGGTCCCCGTGATGTAAAAAACAGGAGTGTCGTGATTTCTAGGCGAGATGTCCCTGGAAAGCAAGGAAAGGAGTTTGGAGTATCTATGGAACCATCAACATTGGTGGACCATATAAAAGGCCGTCTAGAGGAAATTCAGGCATCCCTTTTACAGAAGGCCATCGAATTTCGTGATAG TAACATAGTTGATGTAAGCTCATATGGAGAACTGAAGGAGGCCATCGCCGAAGGAAAATGGGCAAGAGGTCCGTGGTCAGCTAG